In one window of Microbacterium natoriense DNA:
- a CDS encoding helix-turn-helix transcriptional regulator gives MVRIRTHDHLNTPLGEHMNDDNRQGQLPIDLPGLPRLFTIPQLAEYFGVSVRTVEGWNSRGGGPRSVKIGRHVRYTEDSIREYLASRSVT, from the coding sequence ATGGTACGCATTCGCACGCATGACCACCTGAACACGCCTCTTGGGGAACACATGAACGACGACAATCGTCAGGGCCAGCTCCCAATAGACCTGCCTGGTCTCCCGAGGCTCTTCACAATCCCGCAGCTGGCGGAGTACTTCGGCGTGTCCGTCCGTACGGTGGAAGGCTGGAACTCACGCGGTGGTGGACCGCGTTCTGTGAAGATTGGCCGGCACGTCCGCTACACAGAGGACAGCATCCGGGAGTATCTGGCCTCTCGTTCCGTCACCTGA
- a CDS encoding restriction endonuclease, producing the protein MDAMEENFRKWKLKEEGREPLRGEFFESYIRYMYDSLLAQQAEEVTVQRRVKVEDTHGSSFEIDVLYEFSVAGVRHRVAIECKDTRRPIGRDDVIAFVGKVKGLSHTIGVFISRRGFQAGALKYLDDHGIEHFDGTQIPHFGQLLANRIAAVALPGAQTHGAPFWGLAETTDDKVTGNWLLVPDPDSSRRRWPRVRTPPMLFPLFLSKPAAEQFRRRIGAEDYAVRGISQPTLRLLTSAPASIPHRFGLFRNLQTDDGPVFEYDSLAAADIHAEYVVLD; encoded by the coding sequence ATGGATGCGATGGAGGAGAACTTCCGGAAGTGGAAATTGAAAGAGGAAGGGCGGGAACCGTTGAGAGGCGAGTTTTTCGAAAGCTACATCAGGTACATGTACGATTCCCTCCTCGCTCAGCAGGCTGAGGAAGTGACCGTCCAACGTAGGGTCAAAGTCGAGGACACACACGGATCCTCCTTCGAGATTGACGTCCTCTACGAGTTCAGCGTTGCCGGAGTCCGCCATCGGGTCGCAATCGAATGCAAAGACACCCGCCGCCCCATCGGGAGGGATGACGTGATTGCTTTCGTGGGGAAGGTCAAAGGCCTTTCCCATACGATCGGCGTCTTCATCTCCCGTCGAGGATTCCAGGCGGGGGCGTTGAAGTACCTAGACGACCACGGGATCGAGCACTTTGACGGAACGCAGATCCCCCATTTCGGACAGCTACTCGCAAACCGAATTGCCGCGGTCGCTTTACCCGGCGCACAAACACATGGAGCTCCGTTCTGGGGACTCGCGGAAACCACGGACGACAAGGTCACAGGAAACTGGCTTCTGGTCCCGGATCCGGACTCGAGCAGGCGCCGATGGCCTCGCGTCAGGACGCCTCCGATGCTGTTTCCGCTCTTCCTCTCCAAGCCCGCTGCAGAACAGTTCCGACGACGAATCGGCGCAGAAGACTATGCAGTCCGGGGGATCTCCCAACCAACATTGCGCCTCCTAACTTCCGCGCCGGCGAGCATCCCGCACCGGTTCGGGCTCTTCCGAAACCTGCAGACCGATGACGGACCGGTCTTCGAATACGATTCCCTTGCCGCGGCAGATATCCACGCAGAGTACGTCGTCTTGGACTAG
- a CDS encoding ATP-binding protein, translated as MDPLENPYTPNAGATPPVLLGRDDQLAKFELLLARLERGRTEQSMIITGLRGVGKTSLLSEFRKKAESREWAVVEIEVSKHSDLDFRKQLTHQMRRALLSLSPKARWGDRARNAAGVLKSFSVSFDPTGAITAGFDVDPVEGRGDSGALDIDLTDLFVAVGEAAQEKRKGVLLLLDEVQFLSRPQLEALVMALHKTVQRALPITMVAAGLPQIAELTGEAKSYSERLFTFPAIDRLSEADAAAALTEPAEEQSLKYEEAAVNAAYDLTGGYPFFIQELGYAIWPLAEIQGVTQADVDNAEGIFIEKLDSSFFRVRLDRTTELEQAYLRAMAQLGPDPQPAAQVAALLGRTSEQCGPARSTLIEKGLLYTPNYGFAAFTVPHFDRYMLRAVPELVVPPIRARRAKKK; from the coding sequence ATGGACCCGCTTGAGAACCCCTACACCCCGAACGCCGGCGCTACGCCACCGGTGCTTCTGGGTCGCGATGATCAATTGGCGAAGTTTGAACTGTTGCTTGCTCGCTTGGAGCGCGGACGCACAGAACAGTCGATGATCATCACCGGACTTCGCGGCGTCGGGAAGACGTCATTGCTCAGTGAGTTCCGGAAGAAGGCGGAGTCTCGGGAATGGGCGGTCGTCGAGATCGAGGTCAGCAAGCATTCCGACCTTGACTTCAGGAAGCAGCTCACGCATCAGATGCGTCGAGCTTTGCTTTCCCTCTCACCGAAGGCACGTTGGGGAGACCGGGCGCGCAATGCCGCCGGTGTACTGAAGTCATTTTCCGTGTCGTTCGATCCGACCGGAGCGATCACCGCAGGCTTCGATGTAGACCCCGTCGAAGGGCGCGGGGATTCTGGGGCGCTTGACATCGACCTCACCGATCTGTTCGTTGCCGTTGGGGAGGCAGCACAGGAGAAGCGGAAGGGTGTGCTTCTCCTGCTCGATGAAGTGCAGTTCCTCAGCCGCCCACAGCTCGAGGCGCTCGTCATGGCCCTGCACAAGACGGTGCAGCGCGCTCTTCCCATCACGATGGTGGCAGCGGGCCTTCCCCAGATCGCTGAGCTTACCGGCGAAGCGAAGTCGTACTCTGAGCGGCTCTTCACCTTCCCCGCAATCGACCGCCTCTCTGAGGCAGACGCTGCCGCCGCACTGACCGAACCTGCGGAAGAACAATCGCTGAAGTACGAAGAGGCTGCAGTGAACGCCGCCTACGACCTAACCGGCGGATACCCGTTCTTCATTCAAGAGCTCGGCTACGCCATCTGGCCACTTGCAGAGATCCAAGGCGTCACCCAAGCAGACGTCGACAACGCTGAAGGCATCTTCATCGAGAAACTTGATAGCAGCTTCTTCCGAGTGAGGCTCGATCGAACCACCGAGCTCGAGCAGGCTTACCTACGGGCGATGGCGCAGCTCGGTCCTGATCCTCAACCCGCTGCCCAAGTAGCTGCTCTGCTCGGCCGCACTTCTGAGCAGTGCGGCCCTGCCCGCTCGACTCTCATCGAGAAGGGGCTCCTATATACGCCGAACTACGGGTTCGCTGCCTTCACCGTGCCGCACTTTGATCGATATATGCTGCGCGCAGTCCCTGAACTAGTAGTACCGCCCATCCGAGCTCGAAGGGCGAAGAAGAAATGA
- a CDS encoding helix-turn-helix domain-containing protein — MPASDEILRRLAVHIHRIRLERGVSQENLAHELDMHRAYLGSIERAEQNVTLKTLSQLAERLGVDPADLIRPIG, encoded by the coding sequence GTGCCCGCTTCCGACGAAATCCTCCGCCGCCTTGCCGTGCACATCCATCGCATTCGGCTCGAGCGCGGGGTCTCTCAGGAGAACCTCGCCCATGAACTAGACATGCATCGCGCGTACCTGGGATCGATCGAACGCGCCGAGCAGAACGTCACCTTGAAGACGCTCTCACAACTCGCAGAGAGACTCGGAGTCGATCCCGCCGACCTCATTCGACCGATCGGCTAG
- a CDS encoding DUF7882 family protein: MGTLEYNSARPVIDVDDVTLAHLKIVIGTKLRRHESFMMSWLPDEKEHPGRLTIWMHPSIPLALAFDDVAMPAVDMKRIERMMKQLNASGELVLDQLA, encoded by the coding sequence ATGGGGACTCTCGAGTACAACAGCGCCCGCCCGGTGATCGACGTCGATGATGTGACGCTCGCGCATCTGAAGATCGTGATCGGGACCAAGCTTCGCCGTCACGAGAGTTTCATGATGTCGTGGTTGCCTGACGAGAAAGAGCATCCGGGGCGCCTCACGATCTGGATGCATCCGAGCATCCCGCTGGCGCTCGCCTTCGACGACGTGGCGATGCCCGCCGTCGACATGAAACGGATCGAACGAATGATGAAGCAGCTGAACGCCAGCGGCGAACTCGTCCTCGATCAGCTCGCCTAG